A window of Saccharomyces paradoxus chromosome XI, complete sequence contains these coding sequences:
- the CAP1 gene encoding Cap1p (Alpha subunit of the capping protein heterodimer (Cap1p and Cap2p)~similar to YKL007W): MSSSKFEEVINKIISDSPPGELREVYDDLIKITSENSKNTILDAIENYNVQNCIPIDVNGSSVIISKYNKEGAKFFDPINSVIFSVNHLERKGLDIEPFEFTHAKLEIEQLKDLHDKLHEYLLQSFPGDVSFAVYPVPEKISKISIIIVSTKYNPSNFWNGHWRSSYIYDLETKELSGEISTQVHYYEDGNVSFQSGKEVSQSNVNDVVCTIKDIETSFENDLDLSFFDLNEKQFKALRRRLPVTRSKINWGSAIGSYRLGKNAAEGK; this comes from the coding sequence ATGTCTAGTAGTAAATTCGAAGAGGTTATAAACAAGATTATCAGTGATAGCCCTCCAGGAGAACTGAGGGAAGTTTATGACGATCTGATCAAGATCACAAGTGAAAACTCCAAAAATACTATTTTGGATGCTATTGAAAATTATAACGTGCAGAATTGCATCCCTATAGACGTCAATGGGAGTTCTGTGATTATTTCTAAATACAACAAGGAAGGTGCGAAGTTCTTTGATCCCATAAATTCcgtcattttttcagttaACCATCTAGAGCGCAAAGGTCTTGACATTGAGCCGTTTGAGTTCACGCATGCAAAGCTTGAAATAGAGcaattgaaagatttaCACGATAAATTACACgaatatcttcttcagaGCTTCCCCGGTGACGTTAGTTTTGCTGTTTACCCAGTCCCCGAGAAAATAAGCAAAATCtccattattattgttagcACCAAATATAATCCAAGCAATTTTTGGAACGGCCATTGGAGATCGAGTTACATCTACGATTTGGAGACCAAGGAGTTATCCGGTGAGATCTCTACGCAAGTCCATTACTACGAAGACGGTAACGTTAGTTTCCAATCTGGGAAGGAAGTCAGTCAATCTAACGTTAATGACGTTGTCTGCACAATAAAAGATATCGAAACAAGCTTTGAGAATGATCTAgatctttcatttttcgATTTGAACGAAAAACAGTTCAAAGCTTTGAGAAGAAGATTACCAGTCACAAGATCAAAAATCAACTGGGGTAGTGCGATTGGTAGTTATAGATTGGGTAAGAACGCGGCAGAAGGCAAATGA